GTATTATTACAATACAGGGTGGAGCTTTTAATCCTGAGAATGATTACGAAGGAACTCCGGAAGTTATAAATCTTGAAGTGCCTTCTGTAGAGTCGAAAATTCAATTTGAAGGCTATGAAAAGGCAGAAGCCGTTGGTGTAGATCTGACGAAGGCGGAAATAATCGTGAGTGCAGGCCGTGGTGTGGGCAAAAAAGAAAATGTTGAAAATGTCAGAAAACTTGCTGAAGCCCTTGGTGGTGAGCTTGGGGCAAGCAGACCGGTTGTGGATTCTGAATGGGTTGAGCACAGCCATCAGGTGGGGACAACTGGTCAGACAGTTGCGCCGAAACTTTATGTGGCCTGTGGTATATCCGGAGCAATACAGCATCTGGCAGGAATGAAAAAATCAGACTTTATTCTGGCTGTAAATACGGACAAAGACGCCCCTATTGCGGAAGTTGCCGATGTGCTTGTTGTTGCTGATGTCAACCAGTTTGCCCCGGCACTGGCTGAGAAAATAAGTTCTAAATAATAAGCATAATTGCATATATGCTTATTATATTATATTAAAAAAAAGAGACCTCTCGACTCCTCCGCCTGGTATTTGTTGGACAGAGGCGGATTCGCTCGAGGTGACAGTATATTGTGTCCTCCTGAGCGGAGTCGAAGGATCTACGATTTTATGCCGACAATTACGTGAAGTAGTAATCTTTGTCTCAACATTGAACCTTGAACGTTGAACTCGCCCATCACGGCTTTTACTTGTTGTTTATTAAATCGTAAATTGCTGCAAAATCGTCATTAAAATTACCTTTAGCTCCGGTCATTGTATACATCTGTTTTAATAGTCCGCCTATAAGTGCTGGCTGCTGAAAGCTATAGGCCAATTCTTCCATGTATTCGAGATCTTTCACAAGAGCCCTTGTTGAAAAGTGCGGACTGAAATCCCCGCTTAGCAGCTTCGCCTTTTTTGCATTAAGAATCTTTGATTCACCTGCGCCTGCAGCCAGCAGATCTAAAGCCTCATCTTTGCTGAAACCCGCTTTTTCTGCCATGGAGACCGCTTCCGACAGGGTCGCCATAAACGATGCCAGCACCATGTTATTTATCAGTTTTATCTTTGTTGCCTTTCCAGTTTCGGGAAAGTGAAAAATTTTGCCTCCCAGGGAATCGAAAACCACACGCGCCTGTTCGTAAGCTTTAATGTCGCCGCTCACCACAATCATCAGCATGCCCTTCTCTGCAGGGATAACACTGCCTATAACAGGTGCTTCAAGGTAATTACCGCCGGCGTTTTTTACCAGCCTGTGAAAATTTGGTACGCTGTCAAAGTGGTTTGTTGTTGTATCGATAATTATTTTATTCTTAAGATTACCTTCCAGAAGTCCGTTATTTGCACCAATAATATCGTTAACAGCCTTACTGTCATATACATTTATGATTATTTGTTTTACATCTTTTTCAGCAAGTTCTGCAGGTGAGTTAACATATTTGAAACCTGATTTTTCAGCTTTTTCTAATGTTCTGTTATAAACGATTAATTCATGCCCCTGCTCATCCAGCCTCTTCGCCATTGCACTGCCGAGTTTTCCCAATCCTATTAAACCTATTTTCATCAGCTGCCTCCTTCTAAGTTTTTCCTAATGATTTCTTCATCTTTTAACGTAAAGTGAGAAGATGTGACGTCATTTTCAAGGTCAAGTTTTGAGGCTTTCATAATTAATTTTGTTCCAGCTTCTGCCGATTCTTTTATAGTTATCCCGAAAACGGCCTTTTCCCTGGCTAATTCTGCGTTTTCTGAAATGTTAACGCTGATTTTTGTTATCATATCATTTATTGAATCATATTTTCGCTGCAGCTGTTCTTTCTTTTCGGCATTATCGATTTTAACAAGATATCTTTTGATGTTATCCAGTCTCGAAAGCAGCGTTTTCTTTTCTTTGAATAAAGAGGCAACTTTTTCGTCGATAATAACTGATCGTCCGGATTCAAGAACCGTGGGC
The nucleotide sequence above comes from Flexistipes sp.. Encoded proteins:
- a CDS encoding electron transfer flavoprotein subunit alpha/FixB family protein, producing MKLLLVAEYKSKKFLESNYELIAFADKLKADYVMFGVGDETDLPKCEGKIYLADSEKAGEYNPSLHKKLIAEVMEKEKADFIVLPHTSYGWDLAPRLSAELAFPQVTEVVDVDDDNFILPACNGKLWRKVSTGGKGIITIQGGAFNPENDYEGTPEVINLEVPSVESKIQFEGYEKAEAVGVDLTKAEIIVSAGRGVGKKENVENVRKLAEALGGELGASRPVVDSEWVEHSHQVGTTGQTVAPKLYVACGISGAIQHLAGMKKSDFILAVNTDKDAPIAEVADVLVVADVNQFAPALAEKISSK
- a CDS encoding NAD(P)-dependent oxidoreductase — protein: MKIGLIGLGKLGSAMAKRLDEQGHELIVYNRTLEKAEKSGFKYVNSPAELAEKDVKQIIINVYDSKAVNDIIGANNGLLEGNLKNKIIIDTTTNHFDSVPNFHRLVKNAGGNYLEAPVIGSVIPAEKGMLMIVVSGDIKAYEQARVVFDSLGGKIFHFPETGKATKIKLINNMVLASFMATLSEAVSMAEKAGFSKDEALDLLAAGAGESKILNAKKAKLLSGDFSPHFSTRALVKDLEYMEELAYSFQQPALIGGLLKQMYTMTGAKGNFNDDFAAIYDLINNK